DNA from Chloroherpetonaceae bacterium:
CTTCCTTTATCTGAAGATTCATTACTTGCAATTTGGAGAAATTTTGAAATAGGCACTGAAAATGTTGAGAACATCAAGAAACTGTTTCAATCACAACTCCCATTTTTATCGGAGCCGAATACACAAGCAGCAATCATTGATTCGTTGGATGACGAAAACCCCGCGATTGCCATCAATGACCTATTTGAGTTACAATGGAGTGAACAAGACAGCACATTTGAATTGGTGCTCCTTTCAAGGCAATATGAATTTGATGGCGGGAAAAGTCGAATAGCTTCGGAATTAGAATTAGCCTCGGCTCAAAACGCTATGAGAGACGCCGCTCGGCGGAAAATCAAAAGACCAACCGAGACCATCTTTAGCGATAGAAATGGAAAACGAAAAGTGATTAACAATATAAATGGCAATAAGCTTATCCAAGAGATTGATGAACCTGAACAAAGTTCACTTTTGTACATTGCCATCATATTCCCAGTCGTGTTCGGGCTTTTAGGTTGGTATGTTGTGGTTGGAAGAAAGAAGTGGATAGAAAGAAATCGTGGTAGTCTTTAGAAATCTAAAGTCAAAATAGATGAGGATTTTAAATGCGATCATAAAATGCGCGCTTTGCTTCCGAAATAAACGCTTTTAATTTTTGAGGCGATTTTCGACCGGGAAGCTCTTCAACGCCGCTCGATACATCAACCCCGTCTGGTTTGAGAGTCAAAATCAAATCATACACATTTTGAGGCGTGAGACCTCCAGCAAGAATCACCTTACAGGTTTTTTCAAATGACTTGATTCCATAGATTATCTTTTTTGCATCAACCAAAGGAATCGAATCGCCTGTTCCGCCAAAAGCAGTTGGTGAAAACGAATCAATCAAGAATGTATTGCAGTTCAACTGTTCTAAAATTTTTTTTGCAATTGGCTTGATTTCCTCTGAAGTGCCTCTTAGTGCGGGAAGAATAGGTAGCTTGAATGCACGGAGCAAAAAGAGATTATCGGAAGAAAAAAAATTATGATGGTGAAATTGCGCGTGGGTTAGGCCGGTTTCATACAGCAATTTTTGAATTTCAGGAATAGAATGTTGGACAAAAACACCAACTTTTGCAATTCTTTCGGGAAGAGCGTTAATAATAGGTTCAATGTTATTCGGTGAAATATATCGTGGGCTTTGAGCGTAGCAGATAAAACCGATTGCATCAGCCCCACATTCGATTGCATGTTCTGCATCCGAAAGATTTGTAACACCACATATTTTAACTTGAAACATCGTTTGGGGTTACGAGACAGGTTTAACTCGGCTTCCGGGTTTCATTGCGGGGATTCTAGCCAAGCTTTCTGGTATTGAATCGTGAGGGTAAGCAACCACATTCATTTTTAATAACGAATACTGATCTTTGGATAACACGACTGCACCGTTGCTACGATCAACTATAAAACCAACTCCAGCAACGATTCCGCCATATTCTTCCACGAGTTTCATCACTTCGCGAACCGAGCCGCCGGTGGTAACCACATCTTCAACCACCAAAACGCGTTCTCTTTCTTGAATTTCAAATCCTCTTCTGAACTTCATCATTCCCTCCGTTCGCTCGGCAAATATGGTTCTTTTGCCAAGTTGTCTCCCCACTTCAGTTCCAACAACCACGCCTCCCAAAGCCGGAGAAGCCACAACATCAATTCCTTTTTCAAGAAAATGAGAAGCAATTGGTGTGCACAAAAGCGTGAGATAATTTGGATACTGAAGCACTTTTGCACATTGAAAATAATTCGGGCTATGCAATCCTGAGGATAAGATAAAATGCCCTTCAAGCAGAGCACCGGTTTTTCTGAAAATCTCGAGAACTTCTGACTCGGAAGGCAACATCAATTTGTAAGTTAAAATTGAAAAAGAATTTACACAGTCAGTGACTTTTCCGCTAATACATATTCTGCTTCTGCATCACCACGCAGGATTGCTTCAAGTTCATCTTTATGGGCTTTCTTCAATTTTGAATCGAGCTTTTCAACAAAGAGTTCACCATTCAAGTGATCCAGTTCGTGTTGAATCACGCGCGAAACCAACCCATCAAATTCTTCGATATGCTCATTAAAATTTTCATCACGATATTTGAGCTTAATTCGATCGGGCCGTGTGACGGTTTCACGAACACCCGGAATTGAGAGACAGCCTTCTTCCATTGTAAATAATCCGTCTGCTTCTAAGATTTGTGGATTAATAAATACCATTGGTGGAATTTCTTCATACTTTTCAATGATCGAGACATCGATAACAAGCAAACGAATAGAAACCCCGACTTGAGGGGCAGCTAAGCCGATTCCACTTGCTTGTTCCATTGTCTCAAACATATCCGTG
Protein-coding regions in this window:
- a CDS encoding phosphoribosylanthranilate isomerase, translating into MFQVKICGVTNLSDAEHAIECGADAIGFICYAQSPRYISPNNIEPIINALPERIAKVGVFVQHSIPEIQKLLYETGLTHAQFHHHNFFSSDNLFLLRAFKLPILPALRGTSEEIKPIAKKILEQLNCNTFLIDSFSPTAFGGTGDSIPLVDAKKIIYGIKSFEKTCKVILAGGLTPQNVYDLILTLKPDGVDVSSGVEELPGRKSPQKLKAFISEAKRAFYDRI
- the pyrE gene encoding orotate phosphoribosyltransferase, coding for MLPSESEVLEIFRKTGALLEGHFILSSGLHSPNYFQCAKVLQYPNYLTLLCTPIASHFLEKGIDVVASPALGGVVVGTEVGRQLGKRTIFAERTEGMMKFRRGFEIQERERVLVVEDVVTTGGSVREVMKLVEEYGGIVAGVGFIVDRSNGAVVLSKDQYSLLKMNVVAYPHDSIPESLARIPAMKPGSRVKPVS
- the def gene encoding peptide deformylase, encoding MAILPIYTYGDQVLKKTAKPLKGVDAKTRKLITDMFETMEQASGIGLAAPQVGVSIRLLVIDVSIIEKYEEIPPMVFINPQILEADGLFTMEEGCLSIPGVRETVTRPDRIKLKYRDENFNEHIEEFDGLVSRVIQHELDHLNGELFVEKLDSKLKKAHKDELEAILRGDAEAEYVLAEKSLTV